In Paenibacillus sp. FSL R7-0345, a single window of DNA contains:
- a CDS encoding FMN-binding protein has translation MKKASVILSSALVLGTLLAGCGNNNNAANTAATNAPAETTAPAATETATNAPAEAGQYQDGTYFGTIDADAETGWQTYALLTVEGGKITKADWNAFNIKNAGDLKKKVSEDGNYGLVAKGGAQAEWHEQAAKAEEFLIEKQDPAAITVDAEGHTDAISGVSVHVNDFVAAAQAAIAAGPAEAGPYKDGGYTAEGEMDADSGWKSTVALTVANGNVVAVNFSGVNAAGDDKKQYSVDGKYGMKAGGASAEWHEEIALAEKYFLENKGTAPALDAEGKTDAISGVSIHVGEYFTLAEKALEGAK, from the coding sequence ATGAAAAAAGCTTCTGTAATTTTGTCGAGCGCCCTGGTTCTTGGCACCCTGCTGGCAGGCTGCGGAAACAACAACAATGCCGCTAACACTGCTGCTACCAACGCACCTGCAGAAACAACTGCACCAGCTGCAACTGAAACAGCAACCAATGCTCCGGCCGAAGCTGGTCAATACCAGGACGGCACTTATTTCGGTACTATTGATGCTGATGCTGAAACAGGCTGGCAGACTTATGCACTCTTGACTGTAGAAGGCGGTAAGATCACCAAGGCTGACTGGAACGCTTTTAACATTAAAAATGCAGGCGATCTGAAAAAGAAAGTTTCCGAAGACGGTAACTACGGCCTCGTTGCTAAAGGCGGCGCTCAAGCTGAATGGCACGAACAGGCTGCTAAAGCTGAAGAATTCCTGATTGAAAAACAAGATCCGGCTGCTATCACTGTCGATGCAGAAGGACATACCGATGCTATCTCCGGCGTATCCGTACACGTAAATGACTTTGTTGCTGCTGCCCAGGCTGCTATTGCTGCCGGCCCTGCTGAAGCTGGTCCTTACAAAGACGGCGGCTACACAGCTGAGGGCGAAATGGATGCTGATTCCGGCTGGAAATCCACTGTTGCCCTTACTGTAGCTAACGGTAATGTTGTAGCTGTTAACTTCAGCGGTGTAAATGCTGCTGGCGACGACAAGAAACAATACTCCGTTGACGGCAAATATGGCATGAAAGCCGGCGGCGCTTCTGCTGAATGGCACGAAGAAATCGCACTGGCTGAAAAGTACTTCCTTGAAAATAAAGGTACAGCACCTGCCCTGGACGCTGAAGGCAAAACTGACGCTATTTCCGGTGTATCCATCCACGTAGGCGAATACTTTACACTTGCAGAAAAAGCACTCGAAGGCGCGAAATAA
- a CDS encoding CsbD family protein produces MDSNVFKGKWMQIKGEAKKQWGQLTDDDLNVIDGEKDKLIGKLQERYGHTKDQAEEEYRNWEQSVRN; encoded by the coding sequence ATGGACAGCAACGTATTTAAAGGGAAATGGATGCAAATTAAAGGTGAGGCCAAGAAACAGTGGGGCCAGCTCACTGACGATGATCTTAATGTAATTGACGGAGAAAAAGATAAATTGATCGGCAAATTGCAGGAACGCTACGGCCACACGAAAGATCAGGCTGAAGAGGAATACCGGAACTGGGAGCAGTCTGTACGCAACTAA
- a CDS encoding FAD-dependent oxidoreductase codes for MKKIVILGGGYGGVLTAKKLAKKFKNDKDVEIKLIDRNPYHTLLTELHEVSANRAPEDSIKIDLKKIFAGLKVDVVLDEVSNIDFKNKKLKSDKATYAYDYLVIGTGSKPTFFGIPGAEENTFSFWSYDDAVALKRQIRDMYTKAAKEKNPAVRRAMLTFVIIGAGFTGVELVGEMAEQRDELCREFYIDPSDVRLIVADMAPKVLPILPDKLIQKAEARLRKLNVEIVTSAKITEVGKGSVALGEKNVVEAQTIVWTAGVEGSEIVGNLEVKQEGRKRIVTNEHLESVDHKNVYVVGDNIFFIPEGETRPVPQMVENAEQAAPLVAGNIEADIKGTAKKAYKPGFHGTMVSIGSRYGVANVGLPGKLFMLTGFMAMLSKHFINMFYLSQVVGFNKVWTYMMHEFFHVENRKSFVGGHFSKRSPNFWLVPLRILLGGMWLYEGIDKLKKIWEDPDKIFLIPAAPFATDAASSASVAVDAVKTTVDAQSAASAVSTAKEAVEALWVPGFVHDMTNWFMDLMFYNNDGTYTFLAKWFQIGMVCAEIVFGVMLIVGLFTAIASIGTIAMAVMIWSSQMASTEMLWYVAAAIATIGGSGSIFGLDYYVLPWLKKQWKRLPLVRRWYLYTD; via the coding sequence TTGAAGAAAATAGTCATTTTGGGCGGCGGCTACGGCGGCGTACTCACGGCTAAGAAACTGGCAAAGAAATTTAAGAACGACAAAGATGTAGAAATTAAACTGATCGACCGGAATCCCTATCACACTCTTTTGACTGAGCTGCATGAGGTTTCAGCGAACCGCGCGCCTGAGGATTCAATTAAGATCGATTTGAAGAAAATCTTTGCAGGTCTTAAAGTTGATGTAGTTCTTGACGAAGTAAGCAATATTGATTTCAAGAACAAGAAGCTTAAATCAGATAAAGCAACTTATGCTTATGATTACCTGGTAATCGGCACAGGAAGCAAACCGACCTTCTTCGGAATTCCTGGTGCTGAAGAGAACACCTTCTCCTTCTGGTCCTATGACGACGCTGTAGCGCTGAAACGTCAAATCCGCGATATGTACACCAAAGCGGCTAAAGAAAAAAATCCGGCTGTACGCCGTGCAATGCTGACCTTCGTTATTATCGGTGCCGGCTTCACCGGTGTCGAGCTGGTCGGTGAAATGGCTGAGCAGCGCGATGAATTGTGCAGAGAGTTCTATATCGATCCTTCCGATGTGCGCCTGATTGTTGCCGATATGGCTCCTAAGGTTCTGCCGATTCTTCCGGATAAGCTGATTCAAAAGGCTGAAGCCCGTCTGCGCAAGCTGAACGTGGAAATCGTAACCAGCGCTAAAATCACCGAAGTGGGCAAAGGCAGTGTTGCTCTCGGCGAGAAAAACGTTGTTGAAGCTCAGACCATTGTCTGGACTGCCGGTGTTGAAGGTTCCGAAATCGTAGGCAATCTCGAAGTTAAACAGGAAGGCCGCAAACGTATCGTTACCAATGAGCACCTCGAAAGCGTTGATCACAAGAATGTATATGTTGTCGGGGATAACATCTTCTTCATTCCTGAAGGCGAAACCCGTCCTGTACCGCAAATGGTTGAAAATGCTGAACAGGCAGCTCCGCTGGTTGCCGGAAATATCGAAGCTGATATTAAAGGTACCGCCAAAAAGGCTTACAAACCGGGATTCCACGGTACGATGGTTTCCATCGGCAGCCGCTACGGCGTAGCGAACGTAGGTCTTCCAGGCAAGCTGTTTATGCTTACCGGCTTTATGGCTATGCTGTCCAAACATTTTATCAACATGTTCTACCTCTCTCAAGTGGTAGGTTTTAACAAAGTATGGACTTACATGATGCACGAGTTCTTCCATGTGGAGAACCGCAAGAGCTTTGTGGGCGGTCACTTCTCCAAGCGCTCGCCTAACTTCTGGCTCGTTCCGCTGCGTATTCTGCTCGGTGGCATGTGGCTGTATGAAGGTATCGATAAGCTTAAGAAGATTTGGGAAGATCCGGATAAGATTTTCCTGATTCCTGCCGCTCCATTCGCTACAGATGCTGCTTCTTCGGCCAGTGTGGCTGTTGATGCCGTTAAGACAACTGTAGATGCCCAATCCGCAGCTTCAGCAGTATCCACTGCCAAAGAAGCGGTAGAAGCTCTCTGGGTTCCAGGATTCGTACATGACATGACTAACTGGTTCATGGATCTGATGTTCTACAATAATGACGGTACTTATACTTTCCTTGCTAAATGGTTCCAAATCGGTATGGTCTGCGCCGAAATCGTCTTCGGTGTAATGCTTATTGTCGGTCTGTTCACAGCTATCGCTTCGATCGGAACGATCGCCATGGCGGTTATGATCTGGTCTAGTCAAATGGCATCGACGGAAATGCTCTGGTATGTTGCAGCAGCAATTGCGACTATCGGCGGATCCGGCAGCATCTTCGGTCTGGACTACTACGTTCTGCCTTGGCTCAAGAAGCAGTGGAAGAGACTTCCGCTCGTACGACGCTGGTATCTGTACACGGACTGA
- a CDS encoding polyprenyl synthetase family protein, producing MKLHEALNIDLNEINREIENLVARDKDVPKKSQLAQSILELVGSGGKRLRPLMVIVGGRFGRKPAGRRTLQLSAAAEFIHAASLIHDDIIDDAELRRGGAALHVKTGVLSAVHIGNYMSARVIELLSKYTGDKNRYVHDLSSVATAQLCLGEYQQLEHAFDYDLTLEQYLEKSLNKTAMLMATCLRVGALSTESPEEVSQLLYRFGEALGMSFQIQDDLLDFTQSAEKLGKPAGSDLRHGQVTLPVLFALQDPALAPAIRKIGPDSSEAEVTYVLNLITGSDALTRTAEVSQSYLDQAAAIVQELSGYPAHADLQTLLQYFAGRDY from the coding sequence ATGAAGCTGCATGAAGCCTTAAACATAGACCTGAATGAAATCAACCGCGAAATCGAAAATCTAGTGGCCCGTGATAAGGATGTTCCCAAAAAATCGCAGCTTGCCCAGAGCATTCTGGAGCTGGTCGGCTCCGGCGGCAAACGCCTGCGCCCGCTGATGGTCATTGTCGGCGGCCGGTTCGGCCGTAAGCCTGCCGGACGCAGAACGCTGCAGCTCTCTGCTGCTGCTGAATTTATTCACGCTGCCTCTTTAATTCATGATGATATTATCGACGATGCCGAGCTGCGGCGCGGCGGGGCCGCCCTGCATGTAAAGACCGGCGTACTCTCTGCTGTTCACATCGGCAACTATATGTCGGCCAGAGTCATCGAGCTGTTAAGTAAATATACCGGAGACAAAAACCGCTACGTTCATGACCTTTCATCCGTAGCTACTGCCCAGCTCTGCCTTGGTGAATACCAGCAGCTGGAGCATGCCTTCGATTATGACCTGACGCTTGAGCAATACCTGGAGAAATCACTTAACAAAACAGCGATGCTGATGGCTACCTGCCTGCGGGTTGGTGCACTCTCCACAGAGAGCCCCGAAGAGGTCTCACAGCTCCTGTACCGCTTTGGTGAAGCGCTGGGCATGTCCTTTCAGATCCAGGATGATCTGCTTGATTTCACCCAGTCTGCCGAGAAGCTGGGCAAGCCTGCCGGCAGTGACCTGCGGCATGGCCAGGTAACACTACCTGTCCTATTTGCCCTTCAGGACCCTGCGCTCGCTCCCGCGATCCGCAAGATCGGCCCTGATTCCTCTGAAGCAGAGGTTACTTATGTACTTAATCTCATCACCGGGAGCGATGCCCTTACCCGGACTGCGGAGGTCAGCCAGAGCTATCTGGACCAGGCCGCAGCGATCGTGCAGGAGCTCTCCGGATATCCGGCTCATGCCGATCTGCAGACCCTGCTGCAGTATTTTGCCGGCCGCGATTACTGA